A region from the Lolium perenne isolate Kyuss_39 chromosome 4, Kyuss_2.0, whole genome shotgun sequence genome encodes:
- the LOC127295261 gene encoding cysteine-rich receptor-like protein kinase 10 has translation MIAVILLTLCFTPFAAADPLGHLCGVTGGRYTAVSTYGANLELLSAALRKNASSTPITLFTKGSVGLAPDTVYGVALCHGDAATNVSACADCVGSAFRDAQELCVLMKTARVLRETCILSYSSHDFISSGSNAPESLLVLIGHDDIKPMSGPAPDTRNSENVSGIVESLLDETARMAAYTTARYVTGRVEVNSTGAIPAVIYSSAQCNPGMPPDDCRSCLHGIKNKSIGRQGAWVVAACCNFRYGTHLFYQGQPMYVRTTDSSGVVQTTTRTTNTTASPPAPVFVPTKIYKKREMKILVNAIIVPLLATLFCFTVCFAFMRAHKKGKANFPEKTNVNVLKDEQVWGLEGSNSDFTFFDLSQISDATNNFLDANKLGQGGFGPVYKGQFPDGREIAVKRLASHSGQGFMEFKNEVQLIAKLQHTNLVRLLGCCSQRGEKMVIYEYLPNKSLDFFIFDEAKRVVLNWNKRLAIIEGISQGLLYLHKLSRLRVIHRDLKASNILLDNEMNPKISDFGLAKIFNSNDVEGNTEKIAGTYGYMAPEYASAGIFSIKSDVFSFGVLILEIISGTRNSGFQQHGKFFNLLRHAWKLWKEQRWIELVDPSLVSEISTTEAMRCVNIGLICVQENADDRPTMSDVVSMLSSESIALPEPDYPAYFHIRVTEEVTSVVPGPSSINDMTISILCGR, from the exons ATGATCGCCGTCATTCTGCTCACTCTCTGCTTCACGCCGTTCGCCGCTGCTGATCCACTGGGGCACCTCTGCGGCGTCACCGGCGGCCGCTACACGGCGGTAAGCACCTACGGAGCCAACCTTGAACTCCTATCCGCGGCGCTCCGCAAGAACGCCTCGTCGACACCGATCACCCTCTTCACCAAGGGCTCCGTGGGCCTCGCCCCTGACACCGTCTACGGCGTCGCGCTCTGCCACGGCGATGCCGCCACCAACGTCTCGGCCTGCGCCGACTGCGTGGGCTCCGCGTTCCGCGACGCGCAGGAGCTGTGCGTGCTGATGAAGACAGCTCGTGTCCTGCGCGAGACTTGCATCCTCAGTTACTCCAGCCATGACTTCATCTCTTCCGGCAGTAATGCCCCCGAAAGTTTACTGGTGCTCATCGGGCACGACGACATCAAGCCCATGTCAGGGCCTGCTCCTGATACCCGTAACAGCGAGAACGTCAGCGGCATCGTCGAGTCTCTGCTGGACGAGACGGCCAGGATGGCAGCGTACACCACGGCGAGGTACGTCACCGGCCGCGTGGAAGTCAACAGCACTGGTGCCATACCGGCAGTGATCTACTCTTCGGCGCAGTGCAACCCGGGCATGCCGCCGGATGACTGCCGGAGCTGCCTCCACGGTATCAAGAACAAGTCCATCGGCCGGCAAGGCGCATGGGTTGTGGCTGCGTGCTGTAATTTCAGGTACGGGACGCATCTGTTCTACCAGGGCCAGCCCATGTATGTAAGAACCACCGACTCGTCTGGCGTGGTACAAACAACAACAAGGACGACGAACACGACGGCTTCGCCACCAGCACCGGTCTTCGTGCCCACCAAGATATACAAGA AGCGTGAGATGAAGATATTGGTCAATGCCATCATTGTTCCTCTACTGGCAACATTGTTTTGCTTCACAGTTTGCTTTGCATTCATGAGAGCACACAAGAAAG GTAAAGCAAACTTTCCTGAGAAGACTAACGTGAATGTGCTCAAAGATGAACAAGTTTGGGGGCTAGAAGGAAGTAACTCCGACTTCACCTTTTTTGACTTGTCACAAATATCGGATGCTACGAATAACTTCTTGGATGCAAACAAATTGGGGCAAGGTGGCTTTGGCCCCGTTTACAAG GGCCAGTTTCCTGATGGTCGGGAAATAGCTGTTAAGAGACTTGCTTCACATTCAGGGCAGGGTTTCATGGAGTTCAAGAATGAAGTTCAACTCATAGCCAAGCTTCAGCATACAAACCTGGTTAGGCTCTTGGGATGTTGCTCACAACGAGGAGAGAAAATGGTGATCTACGAATATTTGCCAAACAAAAGCTTAGACTTCTTTATCTTTG ATGAAGCAAAACGAGTTGTACTAAACTGGAATAAACGCCTAGCAATAATTGAAGGCATATCGCAAGGACTTCTATATTTGCATAAGCTCTCTCGATTGCGTGTTATACATAGAGATCTGAAAGCAAGCAACATTTTGTTGGACAATGAAATGAATCCTAAAATTTCAGATTTTGGGCTTGCTAAGATATTCAACTCTAATGATGTTGAAGGGAATACAGAAAAGATTGCTGGGACATA TGGGTATATGGCTCCTGAATATGCTTCTGCGGGAATCTTCTCAATCAAATCTGATGTATTCAGCTTTGGCGTGCTAATTCTTGAGATAATCAGTGGTACAAGAAACTCAGGTTTCCAACAACACGGGAAGTTCTTCAACCTTCTTAGACAT GCATGGAAGCTATGGAAAGAACAAAGGTGGATTGAGCTCGTAGATCCATCATTAGTTTCGGAGATTTCTACAACAGAGGCAATGAGATGTGTTAACATTGGACTTA